Genomic DNA from Solanum dulcamara chromosome 4, daSolDulc1.2, whole genome shotgun sequence:
TTATATTGTATGTTGtccacaaatatatatatatacacatacaatATATGTTTAAGTGATTGTTTTTTTTGTGTCTCATATAGAAAAGACTGCGTGTGAAAAATAATTAACAGTCACGGGAGAACAACACATagcatttattaagaaaactatagactgatagttaggtatatcCCACTCTATTACTAGtcattcttttcctttttttcttctgtcactatatatataaagctCTTTGAGACacaaaaaaattgtaaaaacaCAAAAACTTGCAATTTAGgtttgtttttattaagaagaaaaacaaagtaTCATGTCTCACATAGCAGTGGAGAGAAACAGGAGGAGACAAATGAATGAAAATCTCAAGGTTTTGCGTTCCTTAACCCCTTGTTTCTACATCAAAAGGgtatttcttcttcttaattttTCCATTCTTTTGAGTCTAGCTAGCTATAAATTCATCTAACCTTCATGAATATGGTACTTGCACTGACGGAACTAGAATTTTCAATAAGAGAatttaaaaatatgaagaattagtAAATACACAAAGAAGTTAAATGGAATTCAATATCTATTACatgtacaaaaataaaaaaattatccttaATTTAAATCACGTAtaaacaatataattttttgttgaAGGGAATTTGACCCTTCTTGGCTTCGACCTGGGTCTTCGTCACACCTTTTCCTTTTCGATGtgtattttttctctctctttggGGGAGGGGGGGGTTGTAAAATTATCAATATACACTTCAGAGTGGTCATAATTTGTTCTCAGTCGGTTCGAGTACCTATGATAAGTTGTAATAATATATCATTGTATGTCAAGTGTATAATAGTTTTGTTATAAATAGGGTGATAACTTGTTATAACTGATTAAATTACATTGATAATATAAAGATTCTTTACTCCATCAGTATATATGACTTAAGCTCAATTGGTATAGACGCAATGGATGGTACTCTATATATTGGAGAAATTAATTAGAAACACCAAAAGGTGTGTTTGTTTCAATGTTCCTTGAATAAGTACCATTCTATTAGGGTttgatttttccttttgttgTTTAATTGTTTCTTTTTCAAGTTCTAATCTTTTATATTCTTGGAAATTGAAGGGTGATCAAGCATCAATAATAGCAGGAGTGATTGAATTCATCAAGGAATTACACCTTGTTCTACAATCTCTTGAGGCGAAAAAGAGACGAAAGAGCCTAAGCCCTAGCCCTGGTCCTAGTCCAAGGCCATTGCAACTAAGTCCTACACCTGAAAGTCCATTTATTACTCATAATAATTTCAAGGAACTTGGAGCATGTTGCAATTCTCC
This window encodes:
- the LOC129884922 gene encoding transcription factor MUTE; the encoded protein is MSHIAVERNRRRQMNENLKVLRSLTPCFYIKRGDQASIIAGVIEFIKELHLVLQSLEAKKRRKSLSPSPGPSPRPLQLSPTPESPFITHNNFKELGACCNSPVVDVEARISGSNVMLRTISKRIPGQIVKIINVLETLSFEILHLNISTMQDTVLYSFVIKIGLECQLSVEELAVEVQKSFSSADVLCINEI